Proteins from a single region of Candidatus Micrarchaeia archaeon:
- a CDS encoding tyrosine-type recombinase/integrase yields the protein MPQWEYRKGRWRYEFEYLGERYGKAGFKTMREARAAEERHRKRLSTPEKKAEIVMVFSDASNEYLDFAKLRYVNKTYKEKVFVHRSFIEHAGDLPLKEITALVIESYLKKRPSKPNWNKHRKNLCAFFQWCFNRRLMEVNPCLYIDKMPLDLSHKKIYTQEEMVKLVLASGDLRPFFIAIFSLAARVNEINRIRWEDVNFQNRIVTLWTRKGRTGEWREQKKGMNDELYVELDRLYTKNSGEWVFPNPETGKPFVDRRKQLKRICLEAGVPYLGFHAIRHHVASVLLDVHKVKLKTVQRMLGHTRLSTTEGYIQELSDGVREAGELLKTTTAEENPAQIPAQEKKEGQPD from the coding sequence ATGCGCGAGGCCCGGGCCGCAGAAGAAAGACATCGCAAGAGACTATCGACTCCGGAGAAGAAGGCCGAAATCGTCATGGTCTTTTCAGATGCGTCAAATGAATACCTGGACTTCGCTAAACTTCGCTATGTCAATAAGACCTACAAAGAAAAGGTTTTCGTCCACCGCTCCTTCATAGAGCATGCAGGCGACCTCCCCCTAAAAGAGATCACGGCCCTGGTGATCGAATCTTACCTCAAGAAGCGCCCCAGCAAACCCAACTGGAACAAACACCGCAAGAACCTCTGCGCCTTCTTCCAATGGTGCTTCAACCGGCGGCTGATGGAGGTCAACCCGTGCCTCTATATCGACAAGATGCCCCTGGACCTCTCCCATAAGAAGATCTATACCCAAGAAGAAATGGTAAAGCTGGTCCTGGCAAGCGGGGACCTCCGGCCGTTTTTCATAGCCATTTTCTCCCTGGCCGCCAGGGTAAACGAGATCAACCGGATTCGCTGGGAAGACGTGAATTTCCAAAATCGGATTGTGACCCTCTGGACAAGGAAGGGCAGGACCGGGGAATGGCGGGAGCAGAAGAAAGGAATGAATGATGAACTTTATGTCGAACTGGACCGGCTCTATACCAAAAATTCGGGGGAGTGGGTTTTCCCTAACCCGGAAACCGGCAAGCCGTTTGTGGACCGTAGGAAGCAGCTTAAGCGGATTTGTTTAGAGGCCGGGGTCCCTTACCTGGGATTTCATGCCATCCGCCACCATGTCGCCAGTGTGCTTCTGGATGTCCATAAAGTAAAACTAAAAACCGTTCAGAGGATGTTAGGGCACACTCGTTTGTCCACCACGGAGGGTTATATTCAGGAATTGTCCGATGGTGTCAGAGAGGCCGGAGAACTGCTAAAAACTACCACTGCAGAAGAAAACCCCGCACAGATTCCCGCACAAGAAAAAAAAGAGGGTCAGCCCGATTGA